A region of the Vibrio sp. YMD68 genome:
GCCAATTCCGCTCTCCTTTTTCTGATATCCATGGCTTTAGACTGAGAAATGACGTACCCCATGATACCGATAAGCCCTAAGGTAATGACTAAGAACACCCGATACAGGGTACTTTCCAGCTTTTGAATGTCCTGTTGAACGTCTTCCAGGTAAACACCCGTTCCTATTACCCACTGCCACTGCTCTACCCCTTCAACATAAGTCATCTTAGGCGCTGTGATATCCGGATCATCATGCCACTGCCACTGGTATTCGATGAAGCCCTGCTGAGAAGCGTTAACCAACTTGGTGATCTCGACAAACACCGATGTAATACCTGCGCTTTCTTGCTCTGACAACGTCGATTTATCGTTGGCTGTGGCGTTGTCTGAATAATGCGTTAAATCTTGCCCTTTTAGGTCACTGCGATAGGGGTGCATGATCATTCTAGGATGCATATCGGTGATGAAGAAATAGTCTTTGTTATCGGTGCCATAGCGCATGGTTTTGATGTCAGCCGCGGCCCGATTTTGCGCCTCCTCAAGCGTGAGTACCCCTTGTTGTTCAAGGGCAACATAACTATCGACAATACTGACCGCCGATGACGTAAGCTCTTGCAACATCTGGCGTTTTTGATTCATCAACGAATGTTCGACTAAAGGAAGAATCACGTAAAAAATAGACGTCACAAACAAAACAATCGCGGCAACGGTGGGCAGAACAATGCGAAAGTTAAACTTACTAAGCGGTTGGGAATGATCGTCTTTTGATGCGCGTAGCCCCTCAAAGTACTCGGCAAACTCGGTGGTATCCAACACCTCGTTCAACGCGCCTGAATGTGTCGCTTCATGGTATTTTGCGGTAAAGGTGCCATTTTGAAAATCCGCTCTTGAAGGCAAATACCCTTCGTAGTCATCTCGGATATGGGTTTCAAACACATTTTTAATTTGGGTATGAGTGTATCTGTCACCAAACTCCAAGCACGCCTCTGCCAATGCTTCTTTACAGTGGCGGAATCGGCGATGATCGTACGGGTCAAAATCAACATTTTTCGCCATTCGGTGCGAGTGTTCAACACCGTTGTGGTCAAAAAAACCGTCGATCCACTGGTGGATATCTTCACCACGAATACCAAAAAGTTGCTCAGTACGAGCTGCATGATCCGCTGTTTTCATCTATTTACCACCAACTGCTAGTCTAAAAATGCGTACATTCAAGAATAAAACTGTGCACTAGTTAACATGCCCGCCTAAAAGTTCCACTTTAAACCAATCTTCGTTTCTTAAACTAATCCAAATCAATTTGTGGAATGAAACATCAACCTAGTATTGCCTTGACGAATAAATGGTATTCATTCGAGAAGGCTTTGGCCCTCTCATTTTCACCACAGAGTAAAGCCAACCACTGTTCGTCCTCTTAATTTATACCATTAAGGAGCAAGGTAGCGTCTGGGATGTCGCCTCGTACTAACCGAAGGTTGGTATACCTGCATAAGTGACGTGCGGTCGGAATTGGCAAGCCTCAATTCCCAATAAGGATATACATTATGTCTAAGAAAAATAAGACATTTTATAGAGATATGCGTCGTAAGGCGAAAGAATTTAAAAGCCGTGAAGATTTTCTAAATCACGACTTAAGTATCATGAGTTTCAAGCGCTGGGGGATACACCTACCCTCTCGTGATTACAGTATCGAGATTGAAGATTGGGTGCCAGCACTCGCGGCCACCATAGGTAAGGTCGTGATGGTCACGGCCATGGTCGCTGCTTTTGCGGCGCAATTTGGCCTATCACCTGAATTTGTTGCAGAAAACGTACGTTATGAGTTGCTCATTGCCGGTGGCCTATTCGTTATTCTTTTTTCGGCTGTATTGAACCCAAATGCCAACCTAGCTGGAACGCACGGGCCAATGATCCCGCTCATCCCCTTAATTGCCGCCGCGGGTGGGCACCCCTTAGCCTTGGGGTTGATGGTGTGTGTCTTCGGTCTAATTTTGGCGTACACCAAAGGGGGATCCAAATTAATGACCTTAACCGGCGTCGGCGTTCGGGGCGGGTTACTTATCTATTTGGGTGCTGTCGGGTTAATCGGTCAAATCAATCGAACCGAAGCGTGGGCCAGTAGTACTGACCAAGGGTATATCTCGTTTGCGGTCATTGGTGTGACAGTATTGGTGTATGCCTACCTAGCGAAAATCAACAAACGTTGGTTAGCCATTCCATTGTGCTCTGCACTGGCGGGGATCGTTGCTTACGCTTTGGGCGCTGATTTTGCGTTTACCACTGAACCGGGCCTGCCAAACTTTAGTCCGTTTTACTGGTGGGGTGAAGACACTGGCTGGAAAATGGGCTGGCCGAATTTGCAGCACTTTATTGCGGTTATTCCTTTCGCGCTGTTAGCCGTTGCTATGTGGTCACCTGATTACCTTGGTCACCGAGTATTCCAAGAGCTCAACTACCCGAAAGAAGCAAAAGGTGTATTGATGGATGTTGATGACACCATGGTTGTTGCGTCTGTTCGACAAGGTGTGGGTGCGATTTTAGGTGGTGGTAACCTAGCGTCGTCTTGGGGGACGTACATGATCCCAGCGGCCATCGCAAAACGCCCTATCCCTGGTGGCGCTGTGCTTACCGGTATCATGTGTGTGCTTGCTTCTGTTATCGGTTACCCGATGGATCTCGCCATGTGGGAACCAGTTTTGCGTGTTGCACTGATTGTGGGGGTTTTCCTTCCTCTATTAGAGGCGGGTATGCAAATGGTTCATAAACATAAAGATTCTTTAAGTGCGGGGATATGTATCTTTGCCTGTGCTTTTGTAAATCCAGTGTTTGGTTGGGCAACCACCATGCTGCTCGATAACATGGGTCTTATTGGCGATCATGAACGTGCAAAAACGCTATCAAAGAAAGACAAGTACATCATTCCTGGAGTGGCCTTTGTTATTTGTGTTGGTTCACTCGCGGCCGTTGGGCAACTGCCGGGTATTCCAGCACTGATCGGTAACTAGTTTTTTACTCCTCTTTTTTAAACTTTCTTTTTTAACAATCTCAGCGACAACGGAATGGCTATTCGGTTGTCGTTAGGATTGCCTGTTTAGATAAAAGAGTAATGATAAAAACATCAGAAACTTACTGATTCTATTTTCAGGGCAAAGCGCTTTATTCAATGCGTTAAACACGTTCTTATCGAGTGCTTTGCCCAATATGAATTACGAAATGCTAGAGGACGAATCTATCTTATTTCCGACACTTTCATTCATCGCGGCTTCTGTTTTAGTCATTATCGGTGCTCAGGTTGTTAGTTTCAGTGGCAACCAACTGTCGATACTGGCTTTAATCATTCCCGCATTGTGGGTACTTCCTCAGCGAGGCATTGCTGGCGTTCTTCTACTCACCGCTTTAACCCTTTACGGGCTCACTTTACCTTACCAATCGATTGCACTATCGATCTCCTCTTGGGTGATATTTCCACTCATGATGGTGGCATTTTCAAGACGTTCAGGAACCATCTCGAAAGTCACAAGCTTACTCATACTTGTGTCGCTACAAACAGGGCTCATGATCACTCAAATAAGTGGTGCTCTCGATGGCAACGCAGCCATGACCGTCATTCAAACATTCGCGGTTATGCTAGCGTGGTTTGCAACCAAACACAGTAAGATGTCACAGCAATTTCCCTGGTGGAGCCTCGGTATCTTCGCTCCTTTATGGGTTGCTCAACTGCCTTACGCGATAGCACTCACATTTTGCTTTTCTATCGCAATAGCGGTCATTGGACACCTGTTTGGGATTAAGAAGTATCAGTGGGGTACGCTCCTCGGCTGGGCACTTCCCACCGTTGCATTTTGCGCCTTAATGCTCACCCCAACAGCAAACGTGCCCCATTCGGTTTTTGTCGTTTGGCTCTGTTTGTTAGGAACGGCGTGGAGTACCGATTACATATTAAGAGTGATCGAGAGCAAGAAACAAAGGCAATGAACGGATAACCGGGCAGGAATAGCTAGAAAATGGATAAATAGAGACCAGACAAGTAGAAGTAGACAAGTAAAAGCAGGTAAGAAAAAAGCGGATAAGTTCTTAGGGCGTGTTACTCATTAACTGACGACTTATTGTGATACTAGTGATCTCTTATAGTGATTCCTTGTAATGATGGTGATGTGATGGGTAGACTCACTGTTACTGAACTATCATTACTAGCAATCTATCATTACTAGCGATCTGTCATTGCCACTGATCTATGATTATTATAAAGCCGTCGCTTTACCCAATGCATGAGGCATACATGACCACTTACCTGAACGCCGATTTCCAGCAACGAATCATTATTCGACCTGAAGACTACCAATGGGTCGATTCACCTATGCCCGGTGTTGAGCGAATGATGTTAGATAGAATTGGGGACGAAGTTGCAAGAGCCACTTCCATTGTACGTTATGCGCCTTTTAGTGAGTTTTCACCCCACCTACATTCTGGTGGTGAAGAGTTTTTAGTATTAGACGGTGTCTTTTCCGATGAGCATCAGGACTACGGGCAAGGTTGCTATGTACGCAATCCCATCGGTACTTCCCACCAACCGCGCATTGGCAAAGAGGGGGCAACGATTTTCGTCAAACTTCACCAATTTGACCAAGCAGACGCAGAGCAAAAAGTGATAGATACGCATGCTCAGCCGTGGCGGCAAGGCCTTGTTGATGGGCTCACTGTGATGCCATTGCATGAGTTTGAAGGAGAGCACGTTGCCCTTGTAAAATGGGCACCGAATACACAATTTAACGGCCACAAGCATTGGGGAGGCGAAGAAATATTCGTCCTCGAAGGTACATTCTACGATGAACATGGCACTTACCCCAAAGGCACTTGGCTACGCAGCCCCCACCTAAGTCAGCACCAGCCTTTTACACAAAAAGATGGTGCATTGATCTACGTTAAAACCGGCCATTTATTCAATATAAGTGCTCCATAAGTATCGATATTCTGACTGTTTCTGAGGTGAGAGCAGATGACAAACATCGTATTTACTGTTCGTTTTATCATCAAAACTGTGTCATTGTTAATGATAAGTTACATTTTAATTATTGCTGTCCCATCATTATTTGCGGGTGATTGTTTGCGAGTGATTGGCTGCGAGTGATTGTTGGCAATTGATTATTTGCGAGTAATGGATGGCGAGTAATGTCTAGTGAATGAGCGTTTATTGATAAACAGCAGATATGGATAAACAGCAGACTGGATCGATAGGATGAATACCATCAGAACCTATTTCGTGTTTTTTTTATGCGTATGGATAGCCCCTTTCGCGGTTGCAGGGGAAGAAAAAGTGGTGCGTTTAGCCTCTGGCGATTGGTTCCCGTACACCTCTAGCCAATATCAAGGCGGCCTTCTTGAGAAAGTCGTCCAACACGCATTTCACTCTCAAGGTTACGACGTTAAAATCGATTACATGCCCTGGATTCGTAGTGCCAAACTGGTCGAGTACGCAAAGTACGATGGCACTTTCCCCTGGTATTCAAACAACGAGCGTCGAGCTAAGTTTATCTACCCAACCATCCCCCTCATGCACGCAGATACCGTGATGTTCTACCACAAAGATGTCGACTTTCATTGGGACACGATTTCTGATCTGTCTCAATACAAGATTGGTGGTGTTGCTGGGTTTGCTGCCACAGAATTACTCGTCAAGAATGGCGTAGAGACCATCAATTCAGTTGATCTTGATGAGAACATCCTAAAACTACTCAGACACAGAGTAGACGTTGTACCGATCGAGCGACAAGTTGGATTAACGATGGTGTCGTCTGTAGCCAAGGCTGACCAGGTGCTGATTCAAATCGACGAGAAACCGTTGATCAGCAATCCTATGTACATGATGTTCTCTAAAAATGAACGAGGACAAAAGCTGAGCCATATTTTTGATCGAGGGCTAACCCAGATCAAAGACAATGGCTGTTACGATCAACTTATGTTGGGGAATCCTTGCGAGTAGACATTCAAACTAGCCGCCCTGCCACACTTTTTTCTTTCTCTCACAAGTGCGTGTTCCTCACAAATGCTTGCTTAAAACAGTTATTTTCAAAAATAGTCCTCATAAAATCTACCTAACGAACAATTACCTTCTATTATTTACAAAAGAATCAATAAATAGGCAGATGCAACCATGAAACAACTTGGTTTTAAAAACTTACTCCTTATTTCAATCATTGCATTAGTTGCCGTGTCTGTTTCAACATCCAGCTACGTCTCTTATGTAAAGCAAGAAAAAACACTCATCGAGATCATTACTGCCGCTAATGAAGACTATGTTGCAAAGCAAGCCCAGTTAATTGAGAACCAGTTAGGTGAAAAAGTCTCTGGTTTGAATAAAATCGCTAAAAAATATCAATCAGAACAAATGACGGGTACGGCTGAGAGTTTTATCGAATTTACCAAAATAATGGCCGGAGCGATGAACCTGAACAGTTCAGTGGTTGGCTTTGAAAACGGCGATGGCTATTGGAATCAAACCGCAGACACCTGGCCTAATCACAAGTTGGATGGCGACATTACCGAGCGATCTTGGTATCAACTCGCTCGAACGAGCAGCGGAACCGCCATCACCGATCCGTACCTAGGGAGTGGCTCTGATATTTACTGGGTAAGTATCGTGGAGAAGATCAAAGAAGGGATGATATCCGTCGATATGCAGCTTGGATTTCTCAATGAAATGGTCAAAGGTGCAACAGAAATTCCAGGGGCCATTGCCATCATCATGAATCAGGACTCGACCATTTTGGCCTCATCTACCGACTTATTAAAAGCCAGTGACAAAGCCACCAACTACCCATGGTTCAAAGGCGTCGTCAATAATGCCGTGACCAATGTCAGTAGTGTTCAACATTACGAACATAATGGCAGCGACAAGCTTCTCTTTTCACACAAAATTAATATCGCCGATAAGAGCTGGTATTTTGCGATAGGTGTAGACAAAGAGGTCGCATTCGCCAGCTTAGCCGCCGCAAAATACTCGGCAATCATCAGCACGTTGATCGCCACGATCGTTAGTATCATCATTGCAGTCTTAGTCTTGCAGGTGCTGTATCGCCCTATTTTAGCGCTAAGACAAACCATTGATGGGTTGTCTCAAGGTAATGGCGATTTAACCCAACGTCTCGACGTCAAAACCAAAGATGATCTCGGTGAAATCGCGAATGGGGTCAATAAATTTATCGAAAATCTGCAAAACATGATGCTTGAGATTAAAGGCGCAACGGGTGACTTAAATGAGAACATCGATAAACTCAAAGATCAGTCTCAACGTAACTCTGTGATTCTTCAAAATCACGTTTCTGAAACAGAGCAGGTTGTCACTGCCATTGAGGAAATGAATTCAACCGCCGAGTCGATGGCGACAGATGCCGCCAATACGGCACAACTTACCCATAATGCCAACGAAGCGGGCAACAACTCAAAACAAACCGCCATGAACGCGCAATCTAATGTCTCTGAATTGGTGTCCGATGTTGAAAATTCCGCCGAACAAGTGCAGAAAATGAGTAACGAAACCGACAGCATCACGACGATATTGGGGGTGATTGGGGCCATTGCCGAGCAAACCAACTTACTGGCCTTGAATGCAGCCATAGAAGCGGCGCGTGCAGGTGAACAAGGGCGCGGCTTTGCGGTTGTTGCCGATGAAGTACGCAACCTAGCCAGTCGAAC
Encoded here:
- a CDS encoding methyl-accepting chemotaxis protein encodes the protein MKQLGFKNLLLISIIALVAVSVSTSSYVSYVKQEKTLIEIITAANEDYVAKQAQLIENQLGEKVSGLNKIAKKYQSEQMTGTAESFIEFTKIMAGAMNLNSSVVGFENGDGYWNQTADTWPNHKLDGDITERSWYQLARTSSGTAITDPYLGSGSDIYWVSIVEKIKEGMISVDMQLGFLNEMVKGATEIPGAIAIIMNQDSTILASSTDLLKASDKATNYPWFKGVVNNAVTNVSSVQHYEHNGSDKLLFSHKINIADKSWYFAIGVDKEVAFASLAAAKYSAIISTLIATIVSIIIAVLVLQVLYRPILALRQTIDGLSQGNGDLTQRLDVKTKDDLGEIANGVNKFIENLQNMMLEIKGATGDLNENIDKLKDQSQRNSVILQNHVSETEQVVTAIEEMNSTAESMATDAANTAQLTHNANEAGNNSKQTAMNAQSNVSELVSDVENSAEQVQKMSNETDSITTILGVIGAIAEQTNLLALNAAIEAARAGEQGRGFAVVADEVRNLASRTKTSTEEIETALGSLLKGSQSVVESMDVTKNRCEHTAEGAGEVVHSLETMSQFVNDINDLSTQIATAAEEQSSVTRELSRNMSAINDIVVELDSNGKQALNEASDIDNVNRQLIEIVGRFKL
- a CDS encoding DUF3360 family protein; this translates as MSKKNKTFYRDMRRKAKEFKSREDFLNHDLSIMSFKRWGIHLPSRDYSIEIEDWVPALAATIGKVVMVTAMVAAFAAQFGLSPEFVAENVRYELLIAGGLFVILFSAVLNPNANLAGTHGPMIPLIPLIAAAGGHPLALGLMVCVFGLILAYTKGGSKLMTLTGVGVRGGLLIYLGAVGLIGQINRTEAWASSTDQGYISFAVIGVTVLVYAYLAKINKRWLAIPLCSALAGIVAYALGADFAFTTEPGLPNFSPFYWWGEDTGWKMGWPNLQHFIAVIPFALLAVAMWSPDYLGHRVFQELNYPKEAKGVLMDVDDTMVVASVRQGVGAILGGGNLASSWGTYMIPAAIAKRPIPGGAVLTGIMCVLASVIGYPMDLAMWEPVLRVALIVGVFLPLLEAGMQMVHKHKDSLSAGICIFACAFVNPVFGWATTMLLDNMGLIGDHERAKTLSKKDKYIIPGVAFVICVGSLAAVGQLPGIPALIGN
- a CDS encoding ABC transporter substrate-binding protein — protein: MNTIRTYFVFFLCVWIAPFAVAGEEKVVRLASGDWFPYTSSQYQGGLLEKVVQHAFHSQGYDVKIDYMPWIRSAKLVEYAKYDGTFPWYSNNERRAKFIYPTIPLMHADTVMFYHKDVDFHWDTISDLSQYKIGGVAGFAATELLVKNGVETINSVDLDENILKLLRHRVDVVPIERQVGLTMVSSVAKADQVLIQIDEKPLISNPMYMMFSKNERGQKLSHIFDRGLTQIKDNGCYDQLMLGNPCE
- a CDS encoding cupin domain-containing protein is translated as MTTYLNADFQQRIIIRPEDYQWVDSPMPGVERMMLDRIGDEVARATSIVRYAPFSEFSPHLHSGGEEFLVLDGVFSDEHQDYGQGCYVRNPIGTSHQPRIGKEGATIFVKLHQFDQADAEQKVIDTHAQPWRQGLVDGLTVMPLHEFEGEHVALVKWAPNTQFNGHKHWGGEEIFVLEGTFYDEHGTYPKGTWLRSPHLSQHQPFTQKDGALIYVKTGHLFNISAP